From Scleropages formosus chromosome 1, fSclFor1.1, whole genome shotgun sequence, a single genomic window includes:
- the nek2 gene encoding serine/threonine-protein kinase Nek2 isoform X1: MPSCADDYEILHAIGSGSFGQCQKIRRKSDGKILVWKVLDYGAMAEAEKQMLVSEVNLLRELKHPNIVRYYDRIVDRTNKTLYIIMEHCEGGDLSTIISKCIKERRYLEEDFILRVLTQLSLALKECHRRGSDMRTVLHRDLKPANIFLDVKKNVKLGDFGLARILNHDTSFAKTFVGTPYYMSPEQINRLSYDEKSDIWSLGCLVYELCALSPPFTAYNQKELAEKICVGKFRRIPYVYSSELNTLLSRMLHLKDYMRPSVESILQSDLIAHMVAEEERRIQVKRQRRPSQTEREKPSDCPSLVQLKLKEQQLQEREKALKEREERLEKREQELLAEQRLFEEKLARAHSLLKNYRVGKVQEAPVSPVSSEIDEFAENRAPGKVSFAKGFGDLQSHALSEIKGSYQLKSLQILGFR; encoded by the exons ATGCCGTCCTGCGCGGACGATTACGAAATCTTGCACGCAATAGGCTCCGGATCTTTTGGGCAATGTCAAAAAATACGGAGGAAGAGCGATGGAAAG attttAGTATGGAAAGTGCTGGACTATGGGGCCATGGCAGAGGCAGAAAAACAGATGTTGGTGTCGGAGGTGAACCTTCTGCGGGAGCTAAAGCACCCCAACATTGTGCGGTACTATGACCGTATCGTGGACCGCACCAACAAGACCCTGTACATCATCATGGAGCACTGCGAGGGGGGTGACCTATCCACCATCATCTCCAAGTGCATCaaggaaag GCGTTACCTGGAGGAGGATTTCATCTTGCGGGTTCTCACGCAGCTCAGCCTGGCACTGAAAGAGTGTCACCGCAGGGGCAGCGACATGCGCACGGTGCTGCACCGGGACCTGAAGCCTGCCAACATCTTTCTAGATGTCAAGAAAAATGTCAAGCTTGGTGACTTTGGTCTGGCCAGAATCCTCAACCACGACACTAGTTTCGCCAAAACGTTTGTGGGGACGCCGTACTACATGTCTCCG GAACAAATTAACCGGCTTTCATATGACGAGAAGTCGGACATCTGGTCTCTGGGCTGCTTGGTGTATGAGCTCTGTGCCCTGTC ACCTCCGTTCACAGCCTACAACCAGAAAGAGCTGGCGGAGAAAATCTGTGTGGGGAAGTTCAGACGGATTCCATATGTGTATTCCAGTGAGCTGAACACTCTCCTGTCCAGAATGCTTCACCTGAAG GACTACATGAGGCCCTCTGTAGAGTCCATCCTCCAGAGTGACCTGATTGCCCATATGGTggcggaggaggagaggaggatcCAGGTGAAGCGGCAGCGGAGGCCCTCCCAGACAGAGCGGGAGAAGCCCTCGGACTGTCCGTCGCTCGTTCAGCTGAAGTTGAAAGAGCAACAGCTGCAGGAGCGTGAGAAGGCCCTGAAGGAGCGTGAGGAGAGGCTGGAGA AACGAGAGCAAGAACTTCTCGCTGAGCAAAGACTGTTTGAAGAGAAGCTTGCAAG AGCCCATTCGCTGCTGAAGAACTACAGAGTGGGGAAGGTGCAGGAGGCCCCGGTATCACCGGTTTCGAGTGAAATAG ATGAGTTTGCGGAGAACCGTGCGCCAGGGAAGGTCAGCTTTGCTAAGGGCTTCGGAGACCTGCAATCTCATGCCTTGAGTGAAATAAAGGGGAGCTACCAACTGAAAAGCCTCCAGATCCTGGGATTTCGCTAA
- the nek2 gene encoding serine/threonine-protein kinase Nek2 isoform X2: MPSCADDYEILHAIGSGSFGQCQKIRRKSDGKILVWKVLDYGAMAEAEKQMLVSEVNLLRELKHPNIVRYYDRIVDRTNKTLYIIMEHCEGGDLSTIISKCIKERRYLEEDFILRVLTQLSLALKECHRRGSDMRTVLHRDLKPANIFLDVKKNVKLGDFGLARILNHDTSFAKTFVGTPYYMSPEQINRLSYDEKSDIWSLGCLVYELCALSELNTLLSRMLHLKDYMRPSVESILQSDLIAHMVAEEERRIQVKRQRRPSQTEREKPSDCPSLVQLKLKEQQLQEREKALKEREERLEKREQELLAEQRLFEEKLARAHSLLKNYRVGKVQEAPVSPVSSEIDEFAENRAPGKVSFAKGFGDLQSHALSEIKGSYQLKSLQILGFR; the protein is encoded by the exons ATGCCGTCCTGCGCGGACGATTACGAAATCTTGCACGCAATAGGCTCCGGATCTTTTGGGCAATGTCAAAAAATACGGAGGAAGAGCGATGGAAAG attttAGTATGGAAAGTGCTGGACTATGGGGCCATGGCAGAGGCAGAAAAACAGATGTTGGTGTCGGAGGTGAACCTTCTGCGGGAGCTAAAGCACCCCAACATTGTGCGGTACTATGACCGTATCGTGGACCGCACCAACAAGACCCTGTACATCATCATGGAGCACTGCGAGGGGGGTGACCTATCCACCATCATCTCCAAGTGCATCaaggaaag GCGTTACCTGGAGGAGGATTTCATCTTGCGGGTTCTCACGCAGCTCAGCCTGGCACTGAAAGAGTGTCACCGCAGGGGCAGCGACATGCGCACGGTGCTGCACCGGGACCTGAAGCCTGCCAACATCTTTCTAGATGTCAAGAAAAATGTCAAGCTTGGTGACTTTGGTCTGGCCAGAATCCTCAACCACGACACTAGTTTCGCCAAAACGTTTGTGGGGACGCCGTACTACATGTCTCCG GAACAAATTAACCGGCTTTCATATGACGAGAAGTCGGACATCTGGTCTCTGGGCTGCTTGGTGTATGAGCTCTGTGCCCTGTC TGAGCTGAACACTCTCCTGTCCAGAATGCTTCACCTGAAG GACTACATGAGGCCCTCTGTAGAGTCCATCCTCCAGAGTGACCTGATTGCCCATATGGTggcggaggaggagaggaggatcCAGGTGAAGCGGCAGCGGAGGCCCTCCCAGACAGAGCGGGAGAAGCCCTCGGACTGTCCGTCGCTCGTTCAGCTGAAGTTGAAAGAGCAACAGCTGCAGGAGCGTGAGAAGGCCCTGAAGGAGCGTGAGGAGAGGCTGGAGA AACGAGAGCAAGAACTTCTCGCTGAGCAAAGACTGTTTGAAGAGAAGCTTGCAAG AGCCCATTCGCTGCTGAAGAACTACAGAGTGGGGAAGGTGCAGGAGGCCCCGGTATCACCGGTTTCGAGTGAAATAG ATGAGTTTGCGGAGAACCGTGCGCCAGGGAAGGTCAGCTTTGCTAAGGGCTTCGGAGACCTGCAATCTCATGCCTTGAGTGAAATAAAGGGGAGCTACCAACTGAAAAGCCTCCAGATCCTGGGATTTCGCTAA